A genomic segment from Streptomyces sp. NBC_00459 encodes:
- the mftG gene encoding mycofactocin dehydrogenase MftG has translation MRQADMTPDVIVIGTGGSGAPLAARLTEDVDRTVLVLESGPVPRQLSAFPPELLDARLVPGARPGNPAVQPYPAHLTPRRPYTVVRGRFLGGSTTVNGGYFVRARREDFDRWSAAGGAAWSYEGVLPFLRALEADLDHGADASHGAAGPVRVRRTDLRHPAATAFRDAAHHLGFPSEPDKNAQQEPGFGPVPCNAVDGLRLNTGVSYLLPALHRPNLTVRGGSTVHRIVVEHGRATGVVVERDGRREIVECGEVVLCAGALRSPQLLHLSGVGPRRDLDRLGIPVVRDAPSVGVRFGDHPQVVLEWTPRSPLPEPAGSWLGGVLHLPSSDGRHPGGDLEILQSLLPLSALAGGTVAAPGAPLAFLVSVQSPGLGGRIRTRSADPAVTPGLDYHYLRTPEDRRRMREAVRTTAALLAAPAFDKVSAGPVEPGPEVLDDDRSLDAWIHAHLGTSHHMCATVPMGPAVDPYGRVHGVHGLRVADTSILPSAPLRGPAATAVLIGELIADAMRSAR, from the coding sequence ATGAGGCAGGCAGATATGACGCCCGACGTCATCGTCATAGGGACCGGCGGCAGCGGTGCGCCGCTCGCGGCCCGACTGACCGAGGACGTCGATCGCACCGTGCTGGTACTGGAGTCCGGCCCAGTACCCCGCCAACTCTCGGCGTTTCCGCCCGAGTTGCTGGACGCGCGACTCGTGCCCGGAGCGCGGCCCGGGAACCCCGCGGTGCAGCCGTACCCGGCGCACCTCACGCCGCGGCGGCCGTACACGGTCGTCCGGGGTCGCTTCCTGGGCGGCTCGACCACCGTGAACGGCGGGTACTTCGTGCGGGCCCGGCGCGAGGACTTCGACCGGTGGTCGGCGGCGGGCGGTGCCGCCTGGTCGTACGAGGGTGTGCTGCCCTTCCTGCGGGCCCTGGAGGCCGATCTCGACCACGGCGCCGACGCGTCGCACGGGGCGGCCGGCCCGGTGCGGGTGCGGCGCACGGACCTGCGGCACCCCGCCGCCACGGCCTTCCGGGACGCGGCCCACCACCTGGGTTTTCCGTCGGAGCCGGACAAGAACGCCCAGCAGGAACCGGGGTTCGGACCGGTCCCGTGCAACGCGGTCGACGGACTGCGCCTCAACACCGGCGTCAGCTACCTGCTCCCCGCGCTCCACCGGCCCAACCTGACGGTCCGGGGCGGCAGTACGGTCCATCGGATCGTCGTCGAGCACGGCCGCGCCACCGGTGTGGTCGTGGAACGCGACGGGCGCCGCGAAATCGTGGAATGCGGCGAAGTCGTCCTGTGTGCCGGGGCGTTGCGTTCCCCGCAGCTGCTGCACCTCTCGGGCGTCGGACCGCGCCGCGACCTGGACCGCCTGGGTATCCCGGTGGTCCGGGACGCCCCGTCCGTCGGTGTCCGGTTCGGCGACCATCCCCAGGTCGTCCTGGAGTGGACGCCCCGCTCGCCCCTTCCCGAACCGGCCGGCTCCTGGCTCGGCGGAGTCCTGCATCTGCCGTCGTCGGACGGTCGTCACCCGGGCGGCGACCTGGAGATCCTCCAGTCGCTCCTCCCCCTGTCCGCTCTGGCCGGCGGGACGGTGGCAGCTCCCGGCGCACCCCTCGCGTTTCTCGTGTCCGTGCAGTCACCGGGCCTCGGGGGCCGTATTCGCACCCGGTCCGCCGACCCCGCCGTAACCCCGGGCCTCGACTACCACTACCTGCGGACCCCCGAGGACAGACGCCGGATGCGCGAAGCGGTCCGCACGACCGCCGCGCTGCTCGCCGCTCCCGCCTTCGACAAGGTGTCCGCCGGTCCCGTCGAACCCGGCCCCGAGGTACTGGACGACGACCGGTCGCTCGACGCCTGGATCCACGCCCACCTCGGCACCTCCCACCACATGTGCGCGACGGTCCCCATGGGCCCCGCCGTCGACCCGTACGGGAGGGTGCACGGCGTACACGGCCTCCGAGTCGCGGACACATCGATCCTCCCCTCGGCCCCACTGCGCGGCCCGGCGGCGACCGCCGTCCTCATAGGCGAGCTGATCGCAGACGCGATGCGCTCCGCGCGTTAG
- the mftR gene encoding mycofactocin system transcriptional regulator (MftR, the mycofactocin system transcriptional regulator, is an uncharacterized TetR family DNA-binding transcription factor. Its role is inferred by context. It occurs as part of the biosynthesis locus for mycofactocin, a partially characterized electron carrier derived from the terminal Val-Tyr dipeptide of the precursor peptide MftA, through a radical SAM enzyme-mediated process.) has product MVAETGRRESVAGGAAGVRSAEYRAGGDGREGASRTGRPRVTSRAALERLGFELFARQGFDATTVDDIAAAAGIGRRTFFRYFASKNDLVWGDFEDQLLRLEHLLAATDPAAPMMDALRGAVVEFNRFDPAVVPWHRQRMTLILRVPTLQADSTVRYTTWRALVTEFAARRMGLSVSDLMPRLLGHAALAACIAAYEHWLTDEEASLGALLDQAVRQLAVGFDGVTMRGL; this is encoded by the coding sequence GTGGTTGCTGAAACGGGACGGCGGGAGAGCGTGGCGGGCGGAGCGGCGGGCGTGCGGTCGGCCGAGTACCGGGCCGGTGGTGACGGCCGGGAAGGGGCGAGCCGTACGGGCCGCCCGAGGGTGACCTCGCGGGCCGCTCTCGAACGCCTGGGCTTCGAGCTGTTCGCCCGGCAGGGCTTCGACGCGACCACGGTCGACGACATCGCGGCCGCCGCCGGCATCGGCCGGCGCACCTTCTTCCGCTACTTCGCGTCCAAGAACGACCTTGTGTGGGGCGACTTCGAGGACCAGTTGCTGAGGCTTGAGCACTTGCTGGCGGCGACCGATCCGGCTGCCCCGATGATGGACGCGCTGCGTGGCGCAGTGGTCGAGTTCAACCGGTTCGACCCGGCGGTGGTGCCCTGGCACCGGCAACGGATGACGCTGATCCTTCGGGTGCCGACGCTCCAGGCCGACTCGACCGTGCGCTACACGACGTGGCGGGCGCTCGTCACGGAGTTCGCCGCGCGGCGCATGGGCCTGTCGGTGTCCGACCTGATGCCGCGGCTGCTCGGGCACGCGGCCCTGGCCGCGTGCATCGCCGCGTACGAGCACTGGCTGACGGACGAGGAGGCGAGTCTCGGCGCGCTTCTGGATCAGGCCGTACGGCAGCTCGCCGTTGGGTTCGACGGGGTCACGATGCGCGGTCTGTGA